From the Maioricimonas rarisocia genome, one window contains:
- a CDS encoding cofactor-independent phosphoglycerate mutase — translation MKYALIIPDGCADEPQQSLGGKTPLQAAQVPHMDEIARAGTVGQTDNVPESMPSGSDVGTMSLFGYDPLVYHTGRAPLEAAAQGIELGPDDWAIRCNLVTVEDGKMASFTAEQISSELGAELIELMQRACCGSENWKFYPGVSYRNLLVYRSRDGKAPFADDTFTVPPHDITDQPIAEHLPMGSGACDLRNLMEKSVELFAECEANQARLEKGEKPATQVWLWGQGKAPALKPFVERYGVESAVITAVDLLRGIGQLLGWEVVEVPGATGYIDTDYAAKGQYAIETLKRKDFVVVHVEATDEASHEGDADAKVEALQRIDADIVAPVHEYLRNQGDYRILVCPDHPTFLRTKTHSHGFVPFAMCGTGIEAGSAESYDEVAAAASGNVLNEGHRLMERLFGRCND, via the coding sequence ATGAAGTACGCCCTGATCATCCCGGATGGATGTGCCGACGAACCGCAGCAGAGTCTGGGAGGGAAGACTCCCCTCCAGGCTGCGCAGGTTCCCCACATGGACGAGATCGCCCGGGCGGGGACAGTGGGGCAGACGGACAACGTGCCCGAGTCGATGCCCTCCGGGAGCGACGTCGGGACGATGAGCCTGTTCGGCTACGATCCTCTGGTGTACCACACCGGCCGGGCCCCGCTGGAAGCCGCCGCTCAGGGGATCGAACTGGGGCCGGACGACTGGGCAATCCGCTGCAACCTCGTCACCGTCGAAGACGGCAAGATGGCGAGCTTCACCGCTGAGCAGATCTCCAGCGAGCTGGGGGCCGAACTGATCGAACTGATGCAGCGGGCCTGCTGCGGCAGCGAGAACTGGAAGTTCTATCCGGGGGTGAGCTACCGCAACCTGCTGGTTTATCGGTCCCGCGACGGCAAGGCGCCGTTCGCCGACGACACGTTCACGGTTCCGCCGCACGACATCACGGACCAGCCGATCGCCGAGCATCTGCCGATGGGCTCGGGGGCCTGTGACCTGCGAAACCTGATGGAGAAGAGCGTCGAGCTGTTCGCGGAATGCGAAGCGAACCAGGCCCGCCTCGAGAAGGGGGAAAAGCCGGCGACGCAGGTCTGGCTGTGGGGACAGGGAAAGGCCCCGGCCCTGAAGCCGTTTGTCGAGCGGTACGGCGTCGAGAGTGCGGTCATCACCGCCGTCGACCTGCTCCGCGGCATCGGACAGCTGCTCGGATGGGAGGTGGTCGAAGTTCCGGGAGCGACTGGCTACATCGATACCGACTACGCCGCCAAGGGGCAGTACGCGATCGAGACCCTCAAGCGAAAGGACTTCGTCGTCGTCCACGTCGAAGCGACCGACGAAGCCTCACACGAGGGAGACGCGGACGCCAAGGTCGAAGCGCTGCAGCGGATCGACGCCGACATCGTGGCGCCGGTTCACGAGTATCTGCGCAACCAGGGGGACTACCGCATTCTGGTCTGCCCGGACCATCCCACCTTCCTGCGGACGAAGACGCACAGCCACGGGTTCGTTCCCTTTGCCATGTGCGGAACCGGCATCGAGGCCGGCTCCGCAGAAAGCTACGACGAGGTGGCTGCGGCCGCGTCGGGGAACGTGCTTAACGAAGGGCACCGTCTGATGGAACGGCTGTTCGGCCGCTGCAACGACTGA